The following is a genomic window from Planctomycetia bacterium.
AGAAACAGCGATCGCGGACAGCGGACATCCTGACGCCGCACCGGATGTCCCGATTTATCAGGCTCAGCATCCGTCACTCTACTATCGCATGATGGTTCCCGTGGTGCGACGGTTTCTGCCGGACGGAGACCTGCTGACGCTGGTTGGTCTGCTGCGGTTGATCAACATCGGATTCGGATCGCTGTCCGTTTATCTGGTGGCGCGATTGCTCGGCAGGCTCATCAAGCCGTCGGCGATGCGTTATCTCCTCGGTTTGTTAATCGCCCTTCAGCCGCTCTATCTGCTGAACTGTGCCCGAGTGGCGAGCGATGCGCTGGCGGTGCTTCTGGGCACCGCGGCGATCGGATTGATCTTGTGGCCGATGTCGCGTTACCGCGCGGCGTCCGGGGCAGCGGCCGGCGCGGCGACAGGTTTGGCGATTCTGACAAAGACGGTGAATCTGGCGCTGGCGCCTTTCGGCATATTGGCGGGATTATTGTTCGCATGGCGTGATCGTGTCAGGCGCGGAACGCTCATTGCAGCGCCTGCGGCATTTCTGGTCGGGCTGGTCGCGATCTGCGGCTGGTATTTTTTCGGCAACCTGAAGACGTTCGGGCTGCTCACGCCGATGCAGGAGGCCGTTCACAATAGGGCGGCGGGCAGGGGCCTATCCGACATCGCGCAGTGCGTGATGGAAATGGATCTGGTCGATGAGCTTGGGCGGAGGTTTTATCGTCGCAGCCTGTGGACGGGCGGGTGGAGTTATCTTGCGCCGCCGATTGCCGCGACAAGGATTCAGGAATACTCGTATTACTTCGCCTCGCTGGGTTTCCTGTTCGCGCTGGGGCCGACGGTTCGCCGATCGCGCTCGATATCCGCGCTGGCGTGGTTGATGCCGACGTTCGCGCTTCTTTGTGCGCTCAGCGCGGCGGGGCTTAGTTATCACATGATTCATACGAAGATGCTGCTGGGATCGGTGGCGACGAATATCTGGTATGCGGCGGTCATCTTCCCGTGGCTATTGGTTCTCTACGCGCAGGGGCTTGCCTACTGGCCGATCAAATGGGTGGGCATAGCATCGGGGCTGGTGCTGGCCGCTACATTCCTGGGAGCGGAGATTTACGGCACGCTGGTGACAATGGTCTCGACGTATTCCGGCGGCGCGACGGGCATCGAGGCGTGGCGACGGATTGGCGAGCTGCATCCCGGCGGGCTGAATCCGTACGTTGCCGGTGCGGCACTTGGCGGTGTTGGGCTGCTTGTTTCGATGGCGGTCGGCATCATCGCCAGCGCGCACTCCAGGTCGCGACCTGAAGAAGGCATCCTTACGTCTTGACGTTGTCCATGAACAGGACGGCGATGGGACCGAAGATGAGGACCGGCAACCATGCCGGCAGGGCGGGATTGATCCCCATTCCGCTGAGGTCCAGGCTCTGCGAGATGAACGTCAGCACATAGCACATGCTGCAAACCAACAGGCTCTGGCCGCCGATTACAACGACCGATGGGCGCTCTCGATTCAGGAAGAAGGGCATCCCCAGGCACAAGAGGATCATGTTGATGAGAATGACGGTCAGGCGGCGATGCTTGAGCCGGATGAATTCCGAGGTGCCGGTGGCCGCGAAGCGTTCCTGAAGCCGTTCGATGTCCGGCAGGCTCAGGAAGTGGGTCCAAAGCGTTGCCTGTTGCAGGGCCAGTTCCTTCGGGACCAGGTCGGAGACGTATTCCGTTACCGGCACGCCGCCGAGTTCTTCCCCGGAAATGGCCGGCCGGCCGGTCGCGCCGGGGGTCGTCTCGTTTTCGAATCGAATGAGGTAGCCGCGATCGAGGTGCCAGACGCCTCGCTCGTCGTCCCAGGGGGCGCGCTCGGCGCGGATCACTTCGGTCATTCGTTGCTTGTCGTCCCGCTTGATGATGAGGACGCCGCGCATTTCCTTCGCACGGGGATGAAATTGGGTTGCGGAGACCAGAGCGTTATCGCGATCGGCCTGGAACCAGACGGCGAAAGAGAGGCGTCCCTCGATATCGCCGTGCTTTCGCGAGAGCTTGTCGGCGAAGTGAGGAATGATGAACTCCTGATCGACGAACCACAGGCCGTTCATGGCCAGCGAGGCGAGCAGGACCGGCGCGGCGACCCGGTGCAGTGAGGTGCCCGAGGCGAGGATCGCGGTCAATTCATTATTTCGATGGAGCCGGGCCAGGGTGCAACACGCGGCGACGAGGAGGATGACGCCCGCGAGCTGGGCGAAGTAAAGAAACAGGTTGTAGCCGTAGTAGTCAATGATCTTGACGATGGTTTCGGCCTTGGAGTCGGACTGAACATTGGTGAACTCGTCGAGGTTCACGAACAGGTCGAGGAGGATGTAGAGGCCGATCATCACGGAGAGCGCGATGAGGTAGTTCGTGAAGAAGGCACGCAGGATGTATCGGTCGAGAATCTTCATCAAACCTATCTCTGCAGGAACTTCATGCCGATGACGCCGGTGGCCAGGTAGATAACGGCTGCGCCGCCCCACATCACGCAGAGGCTCGCGACGGCCATGCCCGGTCGATCGGAGAGATTGCGTCCGACGATACTCGTCAGGACGACAATCAGGGATGGAATGCAACTGATTCCAAAAGCCGTGAGGACCTGGCCGCCACGGACGATGATGCCCAGCATGGCGCCCATGAGAACGACGGCCATGCTGGTGATGGAGTACGAGGCTCGAAAGTGGATCTCTCCCTGGACTTCAGCCTTGAACTTGCGGAGAAACTCCAGGAACTTCTCACACTGCTTGGTCTGTCGCTTCGGCAGGCCGTGCGGAATCTCGCCGTTGGTGAGAGAGGTGGTGTCAAAGGCCAGGGCCTGGCGGCGCAGTTCCTCCTGATCCATGAAGGGCACGAGTTTGAGCGCCTCTTTGGGTTTGTGTATCGCGCGGTCCGCCGCGGTCTCAGTCGCGCTCCGTATCTCGGCATTGCCGATGAGCTCGACCTGGATATTGGGGTGCATTCGGTCGAGTGAGCTGCGCAGCTCGATGGTCGCGGAGTCCGAGGTGTAGCTGAATTTGCCGGCCGGACCGGTCTCTTCGACTCTTACGACGCGCATCAGCGGACGCCCGTCGTCAGGATCCTGCGAGCCTTCCTTGGAGTAGATGTCGTATTGCACCGTCGGGCCGACCAGCCGGAACGATCCGTGCTCGCGCAATTGGTCGACGACGTACTGGTACATGTAATAGGTCATCATCTCCCGGGTGAGTCCGTAGAGCCGGTCCTCGACCTCGGGACTGAGCTGCGGCTTGGTTTGGTATTCCAGGAGGTTTCCAAGAGTCTCGAATTTCGTCTTCCGGCGCAAAGACAGCGGGATGTCGAAGGGGGGCAGCGACTGGCTGGCGAGGTCGTAGTATTGGCGCCGGCCGGCATCGAAGAGCCGGACGCCCTCGAGATTGACGGAGACGCGCGGCGAATTGTTCGACGTGTCGAATTCGATCACCGTTTCCTCGGCGGTGCCGAAGCGCATGATCTCCTCGTCTTCCATCTCGACGAAGCTGACGCCGGTGAGCCAAAGATAGGTGTGATGGGGGTCGCTCGTCGCGGAATCCGCCGGCTTGGCGATCTCGCAGTGGGTGGCCATGATCCGGTGCCGGCCGAAGATGAGCGGCTTGGCCTTCTGGAATTGCTGGACCACGATGGACGGCAGATCGCGCTTGGTGAGTTCTTCAATCTGCCTCGAGAGATTCGGGATCATGTAGTTCCAGGCCCAATAGGTGATCAGGGTCACCAGCAGGCCCAGAAGCCCGGCCGAGAGCAGCAGCCGGTGAATATTAATTCCGGCTGCCCGACAGGCTGTGATTTCATTATCGGAAGCCGCCCGTCCGTAAGTGATCGTCGCGGCAAAGAGCGCGGCGACCGGCAGGATGAGGGTGATGGCAACGGGGGTGAGAAAGAGGAAGACCTTGGCCATGTCATCGGCGGCCAGGCCCTCGCCTTTGAAGATGTTGGCCACGCCGCCGCCCATGACGAGCAGAAGCGTCAGCGCGACGGCCGTCAAGGCGAACGTCTTGATTAGTTCTCGTGCAAGATAAAGGTGAAGGGTGATCATCATGCAGAATTGCGGGAATCGACCGAATCGGTCCGGCCGCTGACGGTCAGCCGCGCGGCTCCGGAGAGTCTAGGGGCGACCGGCCACACGTCAAGCGCGTCGCCTCCTGGACCCACAAAACGTTCGGCAGGTGCTTGACTTAGGTTGGCGATACTGCTCTCATTGTGTATCGCATTTGGACCGGTCGCAGGGCCGTGCGGCTTATTTTTCTCACCGAGGAGCAGACCCGAGAGGTTTGGTGACGATGGCAAACATGACTAAGAGCGGTTCTGCGCGCCCGGACCTGCTTCATCGTTGGAGCGTTCAGGATTCCCTGGACCTTTACAACGTGCGGCAGTGGGGAGCGGGCTTCTTCGGTGTTAACGATCGCGGCCACGTCGTTGTCTCATCGCGCGGCGCCGAAGGCCCCACGATCGACATGAAGGAACTCGTCGATGAGCTGCTTCAGCGCGGCATCGACATGCCGATCCTGCTTCGCTTCTCCGACATTCTTCGGGCCAGAATCGAGCAGCTTTGCGAGGCGTTCAAGAAGTCGTTCGAGGAGAACGGCTACACCGGCCAGTACATGGGCGTCTATCCAATCAAGGTCAATCAACAGCGCCACATCGTCGAGGAAATCGTCCAGTACGGCGCGCCCTACAACTACGGCCTCGAGGCCGGCTCAAAGCCGGAGCTACTCGCGGTGCTGGCGATGCTTGAGTCGGCCAGTCCGCTGGTCATCTGCAACGGCTACAAGGATTTTGAATACATCGATATGGCACTGTGGGCGACCAAGCTCGGCCGCACGGTCATTCTCGTCGTCGAAGAGTTCGGCGAACTGGAACGAATCATCGATCGCGCCTCCATCATGAAAGTGAAGCCGAACATCGGTTTTCGCATGAAGCTGGCGGCCCGCGGTTCCGGCCGTTGGCAGGAATCGGGGGGCTCGCGCTCCAAATTCGGCCTGACCGTCACGGAAATGCTCAAGGGCGTCGAGCTGCTTCGCAGCGAGAACATGCTCGACAGCCTGGTCCTGACCCATTTCCACATCGGAAGCCAGATTACCAATATCCGCTCGATCAAAGAGGCGCTGGCCGAAGGCTGCCGGATCTATCAGGAGCTGACCAAGCTCGGGGCTCAGCTTAAGTACTTCGACGTCGGCGGCGGCATGGCTGTCGATTACGACGGAAGTTCCAGCAATTTCGCCTCCAGCGCTAACTACACCATGCAGGAGTACGTCTCCGACGTCGTCTCGGCCCTGACCGAGGCCTGCAATGCCATGGAACTGCCGCATCCCACGATCGTGACCGAAAGCGGTCGGGCGATCACGGCCCACCATTCCGTGCTGGTATTCAACGTGCTCGGCGTCACTGAAATTCCCGACTACGCCGTGCCGCAGTCATTGCCCGAGGAAGCGCCCCAGGTTCTTCATAATCTTCTCGACGCCTACAACTCTACGACCGCTAAGAATTTCCAGGAGGCGTATCACGACGTGCTGCACATTCGTGACGAGGCCTTGTCCCTCTTCAAGCTCGGCTACCTGACCCTGGCCGACTGCGCCACCATGGAGGGACTCTTCTGGACGACCTGCAAGCGAATCGTCCGCATCATGGATGAAAAGGAATACGTCCCCGAGGAGCTTCAGGGCCTCAAAGTTCAGCTTGCGGATACCTACGTTTGCAACTTCTCGGTGTTTCAGTCGGTGCCGGATTGCTGGGCGGTCGGGCAGCTCTTCCCGGTGATGCCGATTCATCGCCTTAATGAAGAGCCGACGCGCCGCGGCATCCTTGCCGACATCACCTGTGACAGCGACGGCAAGATCGACAAGTTCATCGACCTGCGCGACATCAAGAGCGTGCTGGAGCTTCACTCCTTCACCGGCGAGAGCTACTACGTCGGCATCTTCATGACCGGGGCGTATCAGGAAATCCTCGGTGACATGCACAACCTCTTCGGCGATACCAACGCGGTTCACGTCACCATCGGCGACGACGGCCAGTACTTCATCGAACATGTGGTCGACGGTGATACCGTTTCCGAAGTGCTGTCGTACGTGCAGTATTCGTCGGAGACGCTCGTTGCCCGGCTGCGCAGGACGGTGGAGGACGCCGTCCGCCGCAAGGTTATCACCTTCCACGAGTCGGCCGAGTTTCTCCGCCGCTACGAGGCGGGCCTGAAGGGCTATACCTACCTGGGTGGGTGATCCACAAAGAGCATGTACATCGCTCCACGAAGCCCACCCACTGCCGTGGGTGGGCTTCAGTTTGCGTGTCGAAATGCGCGCCCTGACGCTATGCTGCCCTCGCGATGATACCGTCGGCGAATAACGCCAAGTCTCCGCTTAAATGGTTCCACGTCACCTTCAGTACCTACGGTTCATGGCTTCCTGGAGACCCTCGGGGCTTTCGCACACGCGATCATCGCGAACAAGTCGAAGGTAACTACAAGAATCCACCGCCTGCCGGACAGTTTGACGGCCTGTGGCAGCGCAATCATGCGCGTCTGAAGCGGCCGATGGTACACCTCACTCCGCCTCAGCGGGCCTGCGCCGGACGGGCGATGGTCGAGATGCTGCGGCGCCTGGAAATGGCTGTTGTCGCGATCGCCGTCGGCGCACAGCATGTTCACATTGTGGCGCAATTGCCGGACGACGAAGCCAAGCTTGTGGTCGGTCGAGCCAAGAAGCACGCAGCGCACGTATTGATTGAGGATGGGTTTCGCGGTGGGCCGTGGGCCAAAGGATGTCGGACCCAGCCGATCGTCGATCAGGCTCATCAGCACAGCGCTATCAGCTATGTTGCCAGGCATAAAGATCAGGGCGCATGGGCTTGGAGGTGGGGTGATCCTGATCCGTTGAAGACCCCACTTTGAAGCATCCAAACGCATTATGCCGCCGAAGCCCACCCACTGCCGTGGGTGGGCTTCCCGCGGACTTTTCCGGTCAGGGTTTCCAATACTGCGAGCGTCTTCGAGCGTGGAGATCGGCTGCGGCCGATATTATCCTTAGGCTGCCGCTGCAGGTCCGGGTGCAATCCCCGCCGACAATCGTGGGTATACGCTGCGGCGGAGGTGCGCCGGGTCCGATCGTGGACTGATCGGTATAATCCGCCCAAGGCACTCGAGTGAATCGAAGAATCTCGGATCGGAAGTTCGAGTCTTAACGACGAATGGCCACTTTCACTTACACCGCTCGCAATGTGGACGGCAAGACCGTCACCGGCGTCCTGACGGCGGACAGCCAGCAGCACGTGCTGCGCACCCTGGATGAGCA
Proteins encoded in this region:
- a CDS encoding LptF/LptG family permease — translated: MMITLHLYLARELIKTFALTAVALTLLLVMGGGVANIFKGEGLAADDMAKVFLFLTPVAITLILPVAALFAATITYGRAASDNEITACRAAGINIHRLLLSAGLLGLLVTLITYWAWNYMIPNLSRQIEELTKRDLPSIVVQQFQKAKPLIFGRHRIMATHCEIAKPADSATSDPHHTYLWLTGVSFVEMEDEEIMRFGTAEETVIEFDTSNNSPRVSVNLEGVRLFDAGRRQYYDLASQSLPPFDIPLSLRRKTKFETLGNLLEYQTKPQLSPEVEDRLYGLTREMMTYYMYQYVVDQLREHGSFRLVGPTVQYDIYSKEGSQDPDDGRPLMRVVRVEETGPAGKFSYTSDSATIELRSSLDRMHPNIQVELIGNAEIRSATETAADRAIHKPKEALKLVPFMDQEELRRQALAFDTTSLTNGEIPHGLPKRQTKQCEKFLEFLRKFKAEVQGEIHFRASYSITSMAVVLMGAMLGIIVRGGQVLTAFGISCIPSLIVVLTSIVGRNLSDRPGMAVASLCVMWGGAAVIYLATGVIGMKFLQR
- the speA gene encoding biosynthetic arginine decarboxylase, which translates into the protein MANMTKSGSARPDLLHRWSVQDSLDLYNVRQWGAGFFGVNDRGHVVVSSRGAEGPTIDMKELVDELLQRGIDMPILLRFSDILRARIEQLCEAFKKSFEENGYTGQYMGVYPIKVNQQRHIVEEIVQYGAPYNYGLEAGSKPELLAVLAMLESASPLVICNGYKDFEYIDMALWATKLGRTVILVVEEFGELERIIDRASIMKVKPNIGFRMKLAARGSGRWQESGGSRSKFGLTVTEMLKGVELLRSENMLDSLVLTHFHIGSQITNIRSIKEALAEGCRIYQELTKLGAQLKYFDVGGGMAVDYDGSSSNFASSANYTMQEYVSDVVSALTEACNAMELPHPTIVTESGRAITAHHSVLVFNVLGVTEIPDYAVPQSLPEEAPQVLHNLLDAYNSTTAKNFQEAYHDVLHIRDEALSLFKLGYLTLADCATMEGLFWTTCKRIVRIMDEKEYVPEELQGLKVQLADTYVCNFSVFQSVPDCWAVGQLFPVMPIHRLNEEPTRRGILADITCDSDGKIDKFIDLRDIKSVLELHSFTGESYYVGIFMTGAYQEILGDMHNLFGDTNAVHVTIGDDGQYFIEHVVDGDTVSEVLSYVQYSSETLVARLRRTVEDAVRRKVITFHESAEFLRRYEAGLKGYTYLGG
- a CDS encoding YjgP/YjgQ family permease, encoding MKILDRYILRAFFTNYLIALSVMIGLYILLDLFVNLDEFTNVQSDSKAETIVKIIDYYGYNLFLYFAQLAGVILLVAACCTLARLHRNNELTAILASGTSLHRVAAPVLLASLAMNGLWFVDQEFIIPHFADKLSRKHGDIEGRLSFAVWFQADRDNALVSATQFHPRAKEMRGVLIIKRDDKQRMTEVIRAERAPWDDERGVWHLDRGYLIRFENETTPGATGRPAISGEELGGVPVTEYVSDLVPKELALQQATLWTHFLSLPDIERLQERFAATGTSEFIRLKHRRLTVILINMILLCLGMPFFLNRERPSVVVIGGQSLLVCSMCYVLTFISQSLDLSGMGINPALPAWLPVLIFGPIAVLFMDNVKT